tacaaaatgtttatatcatttattacaATTCAGTCTATACTTAGAATTATACTCAAATTAGATTAGAAAACAGATTTAAGAtacgcaaaaaataattaactatacCAATTTCCccaattatacttataaattatgtacaatccagagaaaatatttgtgttcTCTGGTTGATTGAGCATAGATTAATTGGAGATCTCCACCTGCAATAATGGTTGATGATATGATCTACCTATTTTCACCATCATTGTCATTCAATTTAGATTCCGTTgcgttagaaattttttttgcgtagcattatattatattacactAAATTTAGAATAGCTCCATTGTTTCTCGTTGTTACTCACACTCACAAACTAATCACAAGTCACAAAgccataaaataaaaagggTCCTAATATACTAAGTATATGAAtataagatagaaaaaaactaatattcgcacattattaattttgtttcaatttttctccAAGCATTGCTGTAATTCTTAAATTGttcttctaaaatataatttctttcatattatacaatttccTTATTTCTAGATTCCggtcttttttattatacagacCCTTTTTAATTTACGGTGATCAAATGTATGCTTTACTCACGATTTGTCGTTcgtcacaatttttaattattttatttgtaattgtcttaaattaataattctaataaagttctaatattttaataattccttGAGAATTAGCAGCTACCACAACGTTGGACATTTGCCTCCAGCATACCGCAGACACGAACTCGTTCAGATCCTCCTCTCTCCTGTCTTGCAACTCCAATATACTTCGCACagcatcaaatttatatgaGAACAACTGTTTCGTCAGTCCTTTATAATAGACGTATAACGCATTATTTTCAGAACCGCAAGCAACGTAATCGCCATCAGTGGCGAGGCCGACAAAGTTCTTTTCATTTACGTGTCCTACGAAAGATCGCAGACAGAGCGGGTTGTTGATGTTCCACATTTTCAATTGAGAATCCGTACTTGCCGAcacaatttcttctttattgataaatttaacgtAGGAGACGGCTTTACGATGTCCTTTGAATACACACAACGCCTCCTTCATGTTACGCAAATCGTAATAGTGCACACAGTGATCAGCAGAGCCAAACGCCAGGTGACACGAGCTGCGCGGATTGAATTTCACACAGCATACGTTCGCCTTCGCCTCCAACGATGCTACAGAATAATCGGTGTTCAATGCCCACAATTTTACTCGAGCGTCATCGGAGCCGGATGCGATCAATCTAGTGTCCACGTCGTTGAAATCGACGGACCAGCATCTTTTCTCGTGTTCCTGAAATGCTTTGGTCCTCTGACCGGTCGTCGCATCCCATACCGTTACCGTGCCCTCATAATCGGATGACGCCAGCATGCCCTTGTGAAAAGAATTCCATGAAACGCATGAGATTTTAGAGCTCGAAACCATCTCGATACACGGATAATGAATGTCCACAGTGTCACGTATAACGGCGCCATAATCGAAAACTTTTATTCGCTTTGTCACACCGGCTATTGCAAAGAACTCGTTATCCTTGTCAAATTCTATACTAGATACGATAGTGGAATTGTTGAAGAGATCCGATGAGTAGTTGAGAGTGGCCAACGGACGCAGAGAAGTGTACCTTGAAAATTTCACGAGATTCTCGCGGAAGACGTTCAAACCGGAACTCGTGCTGTGCACGCCGCCGTGCTGCTGCGCTTCACTCTGGTACTGCAGTTTCTGACCAAGCAGCAATTCTTTACCGCGAGAATCAAAGTAGCATTGAACGAAATCGTCGAAATGAGCATGCAGCCTCTTCCTGCGTACAGCTAGGGTCGATCCGCCTGACTGAGCAACGCTCGGATTTGTCAAGTTATCGTTGCCGACGGTCGCCTTGTCGCTAGGTTTCACCATATTCGAATCTATTATGTCTATAAGGCCGAGCATCTCCCTTCTGAGAGCCGAGACCTGCGCGTTATCATTTTCGCTTGCTTTCTTCACGTCCTCCGCTCGTGGACACTTGCTCTGAACGTCTTTTAGAATGTTTTCCACCTCCTCCATGTCTTTCTTGATTAGCGCCACTTCCTTCTGCAACTGATTCATCTGCTCCTCCTTTTGTTGCAGCAAGTGTTTTAGGAATTCGTACAGGAGTTTGTTTTGCGCGGTACAAGTCTCTGCCTCCAGTAAATGTTTCCGCTGAGTCAGTACTTCCAACATAACATTTACATCAGGTAAAGTGAGATTGGCGCTTTCCGCCGCCACGATGCTTCTTAATCCATCGGCTGCCGGTATTGATAAATCGTTACCCGACGTTCTATGTCTGCTGTTCTCTGCATAAGAGCCTAGCTGTGCGAGGCCTTTAGTTctcgttttatattttgagacTAGTTCGTCCAACAAAAAGTTTGGAAAGATGTCTTGTTCCTTCAGAGTGAAACTGCATTTTGGACATCGGTCCTTAATCTCTAGACACTTGACGATGCAGTGATGGCAAAACGTATGTCCGCAACGTGTGATGTATGCCGTGTCGATGAGATCAAAACAAATTGGACACATGTAATCGTTGCTTTTATCTTCTAATATACCGGTCATCCTCTGCAGAACATTTGTTGATTGGTGATGTTTCCTAATTTTACCGCTACTGTCGCCTAATCCACCACTGCTCCCTGCACTGCTATCGTTTCCCATATCACCAGAACCCGACATTACTACTATTATTCTATCAGATTTTTTGTCAGTCTTGAAGCAATGATGGTTAACCGAAGAGTTTATAGTTTAAAATCCCCTAATCGGACATTCAATTCGATGAAAAGAATCCGTTGATTCAAAAAGAATATGTCATAAATCAGgcagtattataatttttattttataaagcgcAGCGTATTTCTAGGAAATCCTTGTGGGGCAAGTTGCGCTTCATATCATGTGTATAATACCATCTCTCAGTCTAGTCACTCctgaaacaatgaaaataatgcCAGTGAGCTCATGAGATAATATGACTACTATTGAAAAATTCagaagttttaataaaacggaaaatattttatgtgagaaattttaagataacAAAGGGAAAGCACTTCTGAATGTCAGATAAAGCTCAGGCAGCATTATAACAATTGTTTCAGGCtggaaatatgaataaaatatttaaacatattgttatatcttataataaaacgAAAGCGAAAGAACAATTTGATAAAGTAATGCCGTGTAAGGACTTCTTGTATGTATAGTTTTATATCTTAGTGTACACACCTGTTAAACAAATTGTATGTGAAaagtatgtacatacatatatgtatatgtgaaaAACAAAGAAGGGAGAAGGAAAataggagaaagagagaaaggaaaagaaagaaaatatacaagtCAATTTCATTGAGAAAAAGGATATGTAAtacggaaaaagaaaaagatactTCGATATTAAGTAACATATGTGTCCAAATAATTACGAAAAAGTCTGGCGagattatattctatatagcGATCAAGGGGAACAGCCTTGTTAGATAAGAACGACACTAACACAGACGTATTGCGATGTGATACCATTTCTAAAATCGCACGGATGCATAAAAGATTACAGCAGtaatgaatatatacatataatatttaaaaacttacaGCAAGATGTTTTTCAGCAGCCTGCCGTTAACTAACTCATTGTACTTGGTTGCTGTAGGAGTAAGGGCGATATTGTTTTCATTCTCTGTCTCGTAAATACCAAGCACCAATCctttctatgaaaaaaaatggtaataaCACGTTAAAAGTGACTTTCTAACTCTCATAAGAAATTCTTTTCGGGAACATTTTGAGGTCGTTACGAATCATATTGAAGAGTTCGAATCAAATCGGCAATAACTATCAATATTCGATcgttaatattatcatttacGAAAGGCTTGAACAATTTGCGTGCCGTTTCGTACTTGAAATACTCCGACATGCACACAGCGACTGTAAGTCGTATCGGACATTCGTCGTTAATTGTTCAAACCTCGACGAAAATTTAACGTTTCCTCTTTTTGAGAAACAAATTCGTGCTATTTTAACCAGTAAAACAAAACGGCGAGTGAAATTGCTTTATTACCTTCATGGTCGATACGCTGGCGAAGAAACGTAAGTGTAAATTTCCGTGCAGTGTCACCTTAGCCCTGATAAAAGACAATGCCATAATTCGTTCTCGAGAACATTTAGATATGATGCATTGTCATGGAATAATAGCTGTAACTAGAGTGGAAACTTAGATTGATTATTAGCGCCATGCATAGACAACTACGTCAACTatgaatgcaaaaaattatttcttttttaccaATTGTGGGTATGATAAATACTCTTTTAACGCATTGACAGTCGGTAAGATAAAATTACTTCGTATCGCTATTCTTTATAACGCAATGCCGAGAGTAatgtattaaaagaaatggaaacgttattttgttatactattatataacttttacaCAATGTAAtggataaacaaattttttatacttatcaAACTGTTATAAGTACTAATAAAATACACAATCTTAAATAATcttcttattaaatttgtcGTTGATTGATTTTCATATaacttttctataaaattataaaatatattgtttagaCAGCATGTTGGAAAATGGAATCAATGAAATTTGAAGCTTACGTCCGTGCAATAACAAATGCAAAAatcggaaaataaaataatctattttttgtcTAATATTAAACACGTTTCagttgatgaaaatttttccgttcaattttttcaattggTGCGGCAAGCTAATTCTATAGATCAAATTCAAATATAGAATTCTACAGTTTTCTtaagatatttcttttaacattaaatgtttttaatattacatgtaTTATTTACGTGGTCGCTCATTTCTTCATATTTCATCTAGCATTTATTGGTATACAgttatgtacatatatcgcGCGAGAGATACGCAATTTCACGCGGCGCTCTcattatatttgtacaaaGTCCGTGTAAAAATACAGCAACCCCATTTCATATCAATTACAAGTTTATAGTACGtgataaaagttaaaataataacagtcTCGCCTCGGACGTATCCAATATTCCGAATATGATTCGGATCGAGACCACTTGTGCCCTCGACTTTGTCGATTCGAGTGTGTTGTGTCATTTGGCACGCGGGAGCGATTTCCGCCACCCGCCACTGCTAGCCGTTAAATAGAACAAGAAGCACTCGAGTTTAATGGGAATGGCTACGATATATACgagcaattaatttattcaatgaCTTGGCTAGTCGCAATAGTCGCTCAGTGTTCTTCTCATTCACAGATCAAAAATACGGTGCGTTCGACTATAATTACTGGACTACGATATTTCTTTAAGTCGTATGACGAGTATAcatattgaaaaagattttacgCCAACTTTGCTCTTCTTTCCTCATTTGTTTAAGAGATTCAAATAGCGagcaaatttctttcaatatcatttttttgttaaacaaatgttttattaaaacttgtttGATTTTTCGTtagtttttcttaatatatgaTCTATTCTTCTATAattagcttttttttttatgctaaataaagcaaaatatatctttagcTAGAAACTAGTATAactcaattttctttttaattaaaagaaattgtaattgtgttcctatattaaaatgtgttccaattaaaaaaatatcagatattattattaagatcaATCGAtatctatttttctctttaactttttttttctttgattttgctacaaattgataatttctacaattacTAATGTTTATTGGTATCTAGTAGGTATTTATCAAGATTTACTGGACTTCAAGATCATCTTCAAAATCCAAGTGGCGGCTAATCTTTCTCATAATGTGTACATTCTCTATCGCACTCAGAAATTCTTAGAATCGtagaaaattgttatatgtaatacGCATTTACAAATTTGATTCATGTCACGGCTAAATCTTTCGGTAGTCTACGCAAAGTTAactacaatttatttatgtattaggATTAGGATTCAaatatccaaatatttttgctatcTGCTGACTCTATGTCCAAACTACgagttttctctctttttttttcttttaaattataacgCAAATCTTATGTCTAAAGCGACATACGTACTACTTACTCAAagtatatgtatgtatcacaatatatatatatgtatgtattagcATGTAGATGTAACAGAGTACAAACGAGTATCCgaagcaatatataatttgccgCGCTTACACGCGATTTCGCAGCGATTCTCGCGCAGCGATTAGGCACAACAAAGCGAATCGCGCGGACATGGCCACTGGCTCATAATTAAATACTCGAGTATCAGAACCGGTAAAATTTCAGTGATTTTGTAATCAAATGTTACAAATGGTTCGTGACGATTTTCTCCTTTTTCCTCAAAAAATAGTCACtgtaaattaacaatttttcttatctagaattaaaatatattgaaataagcATTAAGAATTGCAGTTTAGATgcagaaaaatacaatattttttcaaaagacgaagaaaacagttttaaatattatttttgatctcAAAGAAAacgcattaaaaattttacgaaataaatttccttcaattaaattgttttttacaaAGTGTAGAATTGACTCACGATGTGTTAACATCGATTTCAATTCCCAATTAATTcaagaagaaatataatataattctaaaaagtaaaaagcatGCTTTCTTAAGAATTCTTAAAAAGCAATTATGTCTTTGAATCGTATAAAAGTAacatcacatttttttataaatgaagcACACATGCGTTCGTGTGCTCACATTATACCCCCTCCcccccacacacacacaccccACCTCTCCCCCACACAGGCACACACAAAAAGTGagtttttttcataaatttttgctaTCACTATTCTCACGAAAGcggaataaaatacaaaatacgaTCGGTCACGTATAATACACATTTGATGAAGCATAAGTTCTGCggagttttaatttaattatatacgcAAATGTACACacattataattgtaaatgtaCTGTCCTTATGAGCTCATAGTTGAAACTTCATTTAACAAATCAGACTCCCccaattacttttaataaacgAACGTATAATATGCGTAGCGCCTTATCGCTGCTATCAATAGTTGCATTCAGTTGCAAAAATTGATTGTACATATgtgttcttaaaaaaataaaaaaaataaagtgtaattaattagcaatatagctttctttaatttggaaccatttacaattttaatgacCGCATACAGATCGTTAATTGTTTGCTAGaagaatttgttaatttagctgcaatatataattcgaaaattaaacataatttgcttatattataaattatgtaagtaCATAACAGTATAAATAGCTTTAgttaaataactttaattaaattaaaagaaatctaTCAGACCCTGTTTAtatcgtttaataattttaaacaaaaatgttgctagttgtataatatttacgttatctctttttctccctcagagaataatatttcttgttaaggaatgatacaaaattaaatagctaTAATGAgcatattaatatcattaatgttattattcttGAGTATCGAGTCCATATCAATCTGACTTTGTTGTTTTACTGTACAGAGTGATGACTCATACGTTTTGACACGTCAGGCAGGCAGTATGAGAAGTCAGTGATCGTAGAGATCTTAAAGAGAGGATACATTAACCGTACTCATACGTGTTGGCTGATGAGAGCTAGCAGAGTCGACTTCATAAACGATTATAACTGATTAACTGAATCGATCTCGCGATCTGTCACCAAAAACGGAATTGTCGCATCTCAGATGATCAGGCAAGTTTGCGCGACAAGTTGTGTATGAAGCAGACTTTTAAACGTGAACACGTAAATACTCTGTACTGACGATGGGTTACTTTTTTTTAGCTCGAATACACGAACTGTGAGAGAGTACAAGGAACTTAAActcgataaatatatattcgatataatgcactgcaaaaaatatgcaagTCGATTAAGAAGAATCGTGTGAgaaatctatattataaaattataactatatAGAATACGATGctgataacaaaaatatttcttacgcTTTGTTATATGCGGATCggttttattgtatataaaggttttctttttaatttatcgctgtaaattataagtttttaaattataaaaatatctttttatattttttatgattgtaattaatataataaaactgatATCTTCAtcttattgtattatttctcagtcatttttaaaagtaaattgcatagaacaattaattattaattctagtTAACCCACTCTCTTGCAAAACAGGAATATGTACCTTTCTCCTTTCTCTggatcgtaaaaatatatttacaaaaatgcaaTCGGACAAGAGAATATAAGTACATCGAATGACAGCACCACGGAGTTAAGGGAATGATTAAGTATGAAACAGGAGGAACGATCATGTCCCCTGATAATTCGCGCAacaaaaattactaaaacCTGGCGGAACAATGCGTTCATAAAGAAATCCGCATTTTTGTATagtcttgaaaaaatataagcaaTCCACCGTTGGCTCAACCCGCGATTTTCACGAATACGCGCTGCAGATGCAAACTAGATGCTTCGTGAGATGCAATTAGAAATTGTCAATGATAGGAACCACGAGTGAATAATAACGTTATTTGAACGTTACAGGCAGGTCGAGAGCTAAAGAAACCAAAAGGCTTCCCCCAAAAAGTCTCGAACTTCCATTCGAGGCTATTTGACGTCCCGGGGGTTCACTGCCCCATCAAGATCAGCTTTCATTTTCGATTAGCTTTGATCGTGATATACTTAAGTTTTACTTCTTCGCGATCAATATCATAACCTTAGCTATGTTATAAACGATATAGCCGATATACGACACATCACATTATAGTAATGACTATAATACAGAAAGAGAATACACATTATTATagttaaaactataaaatgtGCATAATTTTCAGCCACATTTATAGCTAAggctataatataaaatatataatagctaTGTTACAGCTAGGGCTAAAACATATAAGGTATTTAATACCTGGTACTGTAGAGCGATGATTATAATCTAGTGTCTGttatagcaaataaaaatataagtttcgAAAGAAatgattaatgaaaattaatcaGTTCAGGCTATCAATGAATGTAATTTGTCTTTTGTTTTCTCGCGATCAATATATCGTTATATAAGTCAAAGCTTCATCTTTGTCATTCTAAGTGTGACTTTTCTTAAGTTTTGGAAAAAATGCAGATTAACAGCAGGCACGGCGTAAATAGatttcaagataaaatattacttttaatatcttaaagcGTTTTCTGTTTCGAGTATAACGCATTAATTGTGCTGATccctaaaaatttaaagctaTCATTGAGAAGAAAGTTGAGGACAAATTGTAAGACATAATCTGCTGTCATAGTTTTGGAAAGTATCAAGCaagtaaatcaatatttatatacttgcAGTGTTTAAACACTAGTCGCTCTTAAACAGTGGATTTGGCCCCTTTCTTTGGAAGAAGAAAACTGGCTTGATCGTCAAAATCTAACGTCGGCGCAGCCCGTACGTTTGCCGTCAAAActttgttttgtaaaattgtttaattcaTTCAACGAATGTGCCTGAAGACCATCGCGTTatcaattttaacataaacatTCGCAAACGTAGAACCAGCTGCGCTGTCGCTCCATtctgaagaaagaaaaaggaataaCAACGATAATCAGTTggaaaaaatgacaaattaaGACACCGTTCGACAAATCAGGCGACAACctttcttttcatatttttagatagGATTCTTCCGCGCACGAGCTAGCAATTCAATGTTATATGTACGAAATTATTATTCCGCGTATTTTAAAGTGATCTGTTCGCGCTAagaaaaggaataaaaatataagagttCCTTGGTCGCCTGGCTCGAAATAAAACGCGAACACGCTCGTTATAGAAATCAATGGTCACGTGTCCGAGAAGAGAAACTCGCTTTCGGACAATAGTACTTCCAGGTCGGAAGGTACGGTGTGCAGATCGGAATTGGCCGGTTCTGGTAGATCACTGCCGCTATTCCTGATACCAGTTGGAGCGATTTGTCGCGCTCTGCCTATCCTGACGCGATCTTTTCTTTTAGCCGTTCGCAGAAGCACTCCGGTTCTTGGCAGCTTCGCTGTTCTGCCGCTCGCGTTTGCGTGATTCATAGCTGTGGCTGGCGCTTGAGCCACCTTGTCGGATTTGCGTAGCTTTACACTGAATCGGAATGGCGGTTTATATACAACTTGGAGCCTTGCCCGTTCCTTTCTGGCGAGAGAACTGGACAAATTCTTCAGTTCCGCTCGTCCGGCTTCCGCACCGAGTCGTCGCGTGGACGTTAAAGCCTGTTGCCTCGACACCGTCGGTTTGGCTCCCGCTGCCCCGCCGGTCGTCAGCCCTACCGGAGTCGACTTGCTTTTCGGCAAACCGTTCACGTTATTTCGCGCACCAGTCTCTGGTCGACACTGCGAGGACGCCAGTAACCAGGAACGCACTTTGTTCTTGGGATCGGCGTTCGGCTCTGGTTCCTTTTCCGCCTGAATCGCCGAGTAGTCGATCACTTCCTTTCTGTGCTGCTTCTTGCGCTTTCTCTTGTCGTTGTCGCCGTTCACCGTATTGTTACCGACACTTTGTCCTTTGTCTTTTGTTGACGTAGTTTTCTTCCGTTTGTTCTCCTGCGCAGCAGCAGCTAGAGCTTCGGCAGGTCGCTTCCGTACGAAGTCGTCTACTTGTCCGGTGGATAATCTCTTGTTTTGCTGATTTGgttgtttctttttcgttaTGACGTCCTTTAAGtagaaataaagaattcttttttctccaaTAGCCACAAAAGcagtcatataaaattatagttttttaaattttatttaaacttatttaaattatgttatctAAGTAATTTACATTCAATTATGTtggtataaataaattagtgcaaaaatattagtattcagtatttttttaataattaacatttttttaaaataaatttttttattgaaactgATCTTACCTTATTGTTAGATTTATTATCTACATGGCCGCTGTCTTTATGTTTGCGATGACGCCTCTTTTCTCTGACTTTTCTACTGAGAGGAAGTTTTGCACGTACTGCTGGCGGATGTACCGTCACTCCCTCCGCACCCTCCGGCGGAAGTCGAACCGTTTCCGTCGTAGAACTGTGGATTATCGTGACAGACTTTAGCTTCAAGTCCGGTCGTTTGCCCAGTAATCTCATGCTGGCCACCTaaagcgagaaaaagagattttttcttgatttttattttactttttcattttttattgaaaatatgcaGATTTATGAATGTATGAAAATCGAGGTAATAATTgccatatgtatatgtaaatatgtaaatgtcacaaactgttttttataaaataacaaagattACAATTTGCGAGAAAGTTTAAATTACTATTTCATTCAAAAAGCAattactttacatttttttagcaGCTACAGGAATTATTGTTTCTACATGGTAAGTTGctgatatacatttaataaaatctgcaTTATATCTTAGAATTGCacataattctaattaataatatacacaataatgtataatgatacatttttgtcaaatattattttgtaataaatattgctgaaTTGCGATATACAAGTAGCCTACATAACATGTTCCTACACTTACTCTCGTTGCATTTCACTCTTTTCCTTAGCCGTTTCTGGcagtaaacattttcaatatataagtaaaataatcgGTTTCTCTTTAGTATTTCTTTATGCAAAAACATATTCATTTATGTATTtcatataatcaaaatttaacaaattagttgttaattgaaaataattaaaagaataaacaaAGGAAAAACTGCAGGATTttagaatttgatttttatgataaaaaataacaagtaGCTCAATAGAAGATCTTAATAATGATATACGTACCAGTAATGATATTGCTGCCAACACTATCAAAGCAGCAGCATACCAATGTTCAGCGACCCACCGCCTAAAAGTAGCAAGGCTTTCGTCGGATAATAAGAGTTTTCTTAAAGTCGCTAATGGACCGCTTGGATCAAcctaagtaaaatatttcaattaatgtcGCTTCTTTCCCTCAATCATTCGTGACCAAGTTTTACTCACCTCGCgacatttttgaaatacatCGCAGTAGCCGTTGTAATCATTGCACGGAGTTCCAGGCTTCGAAAACATATCGGGGATATCGTACGGCGGAGAGTTCCAGTCAAAAGACGATCTACGAAAGAA
The nucleotide sequence above comes from Linepithema humile isolate Giens D197 chromosome 4, Lhum_UNIL_v1.0, whole genome shotgun sequence. Encoded proteins:
- the LOC105671133 gene encoding E3 ubiquitin-protein ligase COP1-like translates to MSGSGDMGNDSSAGSSGGLGDSSGKIRKHHQSTNVLQRMTGILEDKSNDYMCPICFDLIDTAYITRCGHTFCHHCIVKCLEIKDRCPKCSFTLKEQDIFPNFLLDELVSKYKTRTKGLAQLGSYAENSRHRTSGNDLSIPAADGLRSIVAAESANLTLPDVNVMLEVLTQRKHLLEAETCTAQNKLLYEFLKHLLQQKEEQMNQLQKEVALIKKDMEEVENILKDVQSKCPRAEDVKKASENDNAQVSALRREMLGLIDIIDSNMVKPSDKATVGNDNLTNPSVAQSGGSTLAVRRKRLHAHFDDFVQCYFDSRGKELLLGQKLQYQSEAQQHGGVHSTSSGLNVFRENLVKFSRYTSLRPLATLNYSSDLFNNSTIVSSIEFDKDNEFFAIAGVTKRIKVFDYGAVIRDTVDIHYPCIEMVSSSKISCVSWNSFHKGMLASSDYEGTVTVWDATTGQRTKAFQEHEKRCWSVDFNDVDTRLIASGSDDARVKLWALNTDYSVASLEAKANVCCVKFNPRSSCHLAFGSADHCVHYYDLRNMKEALCVFKGHRKAVSYVKFINKEEIVSASTDSQLKMWNINNPLCLRSFVGHVNEKNFVGLATDGDYVACGSENNALYVYYKGLTKQLFSYKFDAVRSILELQDRREEDLNEFVSAVCWRQMSNVVVAANSQGIIKILELY